The Desulfobacterales bacterium genomic interval CCGACTTCGCGATAATCGAGGTCCATCCGGAGACCAATGAGATCGAATCCGCCAACGGCACCCGGGTGGGCTATGACCTGCTGGTCACCATCCCGCCCAACATGGGCACCCAGGTCCTGTTCGAGTCCGGCATTACCGATGAATTATGCTGGGTGAACACCGATAAAAATAAACTCAAGGCCGTGGGCCATGACAATATCTACGTACTGGGCGACACTACCAACGTGCCCACCTCCAAGGCCGGCTCGGTGGCCCATTTCGAGTCTGAAATCCTGACCGAGAATATACTGGCGGAAATTGCCGGGCAGGAACCGCATGCTGATTTCGACGGCCATTCCAACTGCTTTATCGAGTCAGGATATAACAAGGCATACCTGATCGACTTTAACTATACCCAGGAACCCCTGCCCGGCAAATTCCCGCTGCCGGCGATGGGTCCTTTTGAGTTGCTGGGCGACACCGAGATAAACCACATGGGCAAGCTGCTGTTCAAGTGGACCTACTGGAACGTTCTTCTGAAAGGCACGGAGATCCCGGTGGTCGGGCCGGGGATGTCAATGCTGGGCAAGAGAATTCAGGGCTGACCCGCATTTTCGTCCCATAGCCGGTGATAACCAGAAGCGGCGCCTTCCGGGCGCCGCTTCTTCTGGTTATGTCCGGGTCAACTGCCGGTACTTGATCCGGTGCGGCTGGTCAGCGGCCGCGCCGAGCCGGGCCCGGCGGTCTGCCTCGTATTCCGAGTAATTTCCCTCAAACCACTCGACGTGGCTGTCTCCTTCAAAGGCCAGGATATGGGTGGCGATCCGGTCCAGGAACCAGCGGTCATGGCTGATCACCACTGCGCAGCCGGCAAAGTTCTCCAGGGCCTCTTCCAGGGCGCGCAGGGTGTTGACGTCCAGGTCATTGGTAGGCTCGTCCAGAAGCAGGACATTGGCCCCCTGCTTCAGCATCCGGGCCAGGTGGACCCGGTTGCGCTGGCCGCCGGACAGGAGGCCCACCTTTTTCTGCTGTTCGCTGCCCGAGAAGTTGAACCGGGCCACATAGGCCCGGGAATTGACCTCCCGGCTGCCCAGCCGGAGCATCTCCCGGCCGTCGCTGATCGCCTCCCAGATCGTCTTGTCCGGGTCAAGGGAATCGCGGGACTGATCGACATAAGCCAGTTTCACTGTCTCGCCGAGCCGGATGGAGCCGGAGTCCGGCCTGTCCCGGCCGGTGATCATCTTGAACAGGGTGGTCTTGCCGGCGCCGTTGGGGCCGATCACCCCGACGATACCACCCGGCGGCAGCCCGAAGCTCATCTCCTGCATCAGGATTTTATCGCCGAACGATTTGTTTACCTTGTCCGCCTCGATCACCACCTTGCCCAGCCGTGGACCGGGCGGGATATAAATTTCCAGTTCCCTGATCCGGCGGTCATCATCCTGGGCCAGGAGTTTTTCATAGGCGCTGATCCGGGCCCTGGATTTGGCGTGCCGGCCCTTGGGCGTCATCCGGATCCATTCCAGTTCGCGTTGCAGGGTCTTGCGGCGGCTGGATTCCTGCTTCTCCGTGTGCTGGAGCCGCTTTTCCTTCTGTTCCAGCCAGGAGGAATAGTTGCCCTTCCAGGGAATGCCCCGGCCCCGGTCCAGCTCCAGGATCCAGCCGGCCACGTTGTCGAGAAAATAGCGGTCATGGGTCACCGCGATCACAGTGCCCGGATAGCGCTGGAGATGGTGCTCCAGCCAGGCCACGGATTCGGCGTCCAGGTGGTTGGTGGGCTCGTCGAGCAGGAGGATATCCGGCTTCTGCAGCAGCAGCCGGCAGAGGGCCACCCGCCGTTTCTCGCCCCCGGACAGGAGCGTGACCCGGGTATCGCCCGGGGGACAGCGCAGGGCGTCCATGGCCATTTCCAGCCGGCTGTCCAGTTCCCAGGCGTTCAGATGATCAAGCTTTTCCTGGACCCGGCCCTGGCGTTCGATCAGCTCGTTCATCTCCTTATCGGCCATGGGCTCGGCGAATTTTTCATTGATCGCATTGAACTCGTTCAGCAGGTCCACGGTTTCCTGGACCCCCTGCTCGACAATCTCCCGCACCGTCCTGGTCTGGTCAAGCCGCGGTTCCTGCTCCAGCATGCCGATGGTATGGCCCGGCGCCAGGCTGATCCTGCCGTTGAACTCCTTGTCCTTGCCGGCCAGGATGCGCAACAGCGAACTCTTGCCCGAGCCGTTCAGGCCCAGCACCCCGATTTTGGCGCCGTAGAAGTAGGAGAGATTGATGTTCTCAAGCACCGGTTTTTTATCATAGAACTTACTTACCCCGATCATGGAGTAGATGATTTTGTTCGCTTCGTCGCCCATGGTAAAAACTCCCTGATTATTTATGATCCGGCGCCGGCCGGAAGTAATCTCGTCAACCGGATAATTTACCATACCCATCCGGCCGTGTCATCCGGAACCGGTCGGCGGGCAGCCCGCCTATCTCCTTGACGCCCGGCGCCGGGACCGCTAGAGTTCTGTCAGGTTGTCCTTATCCTGTGTCCAGGGCCGGCAGACCCGCCCCCCGGGCCGCTTTGATTCTCTTGCTGGAGAAAATTCGATGTGGAGTTCCAAGGATGTTTACTATATTTCCGACGGCACCGGGATCCTGGCCACCAACCTGGGCCAGGCCCTGATCTGCCAGTTCCCGGAGACCAGTTTCAACGAGGAGCGCTTTCCCTTTATCCGGACCAGGAAGGAAGCGGAAGAGATCCTGGCCCATATTCTCAAGCGTTCGGCCGGCCGGCGGCCCCTGGTTTTCAGCACCATCATCGATGGCGAGGTCCGGTCGATCTTTGATTCGCCGGAGGTGGAGTTCTTTGATGCCTTTGGCGGTTTTCTCGACCGGCTGGAGACCTGCATCGAGGCCGAGGCATTACGCGAGCCGGGATTTTCCCATCATATCAACGATGTGGCCATGAACCGGCGGGTCGAGGCGATCAACTACTGCCTGGCCCACGACGACGGCACCAAGGCCGACGAGTATGACGAGGCCGAGGTGATTCTGCTCGGGGTCTCCCGGGCCGGCAAGACCCCGGTAAGTGTTTATCTCGCCACCCAGATGGGACTGCGTTCCGCCAATTTCCCCCTTACCTCGGAGTACCTGAACAGCTACCGGCTGCCGGAGTCGATCCTGATGAACCGGAAAAAGGTGGTGGCCCTGACCACCTCGCCGGAACTGCTGCACAGTGTTCGGGAAAAACGCTACGCCGGGAGCAAGTACGCCAGGATGTCCACCTGTATCGAAGAGATCCAGCAGGCCCGGCAGATTTTTCTGAAGCAGAAGATCCCGGTGGTGAGTACGGCGGGCAAATCCATTGAGGAGATCGCCACCCAGGTAATCCAGCACCTGGGGGTTTCGCGCAAATCCCTGTTATGAGTAACAGCGTGATGGAACCGGAAACAGAAACGAGCAGACCCTGGTATGTCTATATTGTCCGCTGCCGGGACGAAAGTCTTTATACCGGAATTACCACGGACGTGGGCCGCCGGGTAATGGAACATAATCACGAGACAAACGGGGCCCGCTACACCCGGCCGCGGCGGCCGGTGCGCCTGGTATATCAGGAACAGGCCCCCTCCCGCTCCGCGGCCCTGAAACAGGAGGCGCGGATAAAGCGACTAAGGGCCCCGGCCAAAAAGCGGCTGATCGCGGCCCAACCGGCCGGGGGTAATAAGGGCGTTACCTTTTCCGATGCGGAAAGTGACAACAGGCCTTGATGAGCCTGACAAATGTTGTTCATCGGCGGGGCAGGGCCCTGTTTGACCTTTTGCCTTGCATTTTCAACGGTATTTTTATAGTTTTCTGAGGTGGTGGACGGAAAAGAGGTCCACCCATGCATGGCTCGCCCGGCCGGTTGCCGGTCGAGCATGCCCTTGCAGCCACACATCTCGTATTGCTGCTCCACCCGCTGTCAACCCTTTACCGGGAGGTGCAGGATGACCACCAAGTTTTCCTTTTCCAAAAACGAGCAGGAGCTTCTGCCCGCTTTTCGCCGGAAGATGAATAACGCCGAATCAACCGAGGATGTACGGAAATTTTTTGTGCGAACCGTCATCAACCTGTTCGGCACCATTTTTTCGGATTCCCTTGAGGTCGAGTATGAAGATGTTTTCCTCCGGCCGGACGCAGCGCCTTTTTTCGGGTTGAGTACCAGGCTGGCCGGGGATGCGCGTTTCCAGGCGATCTGGAACGGTTCGGACCTGCCCAGTGTGGTCGGGCGGCTGGCCAAGTCCGCCCGCTGCCGTTTCCGGCACATGGAAAAAAACCCGGAAAAGACCGAGGCCAAGATCAGGAGGTAGGGGCCTGGGGACAGGTCGCCTTGTCGCCGCGGATATCCTTGCCGAACAGGCTGCTGCCCCGCACCATGGCACAGAAATCGCCGCACATGGTGCAGGTTTTCCGGTCTTCCGGGACCCGGCCGCGGCGGATCTCTTCCGCCTTTTCCGGGAACATCAGCAGGCCGAGATGATCCTGCCAGCGGCTGTCGCGCCGGGCCAGGGCCACCTTTTTCTCCTGCTCGCGGCGGTCCGGGTACTTGGCAATGTCCCCGATCCGGGCCGCCAGCCGGGTGGCCCGGAGCCCTTCCCGCACATCATCCTCATTGGGCAGGGCCAGGTGTTCGGCCGGGGTGATGTAGCAGATCAGGTCCGCCCCGTAACGGGCCGCGTTGGCCGCGCCGACGGCCGCGGTGATATGGTCGTAGCCAGCGCCGCTGTCCGCCGGCAGGGGGCCTAGCACATAGTAGGGCGCATTGTTGCTCATCCGTTTCTCCAGCATGATGTTAGCCTCGATCTCGTCCAGGGGCACATGGCCCGGACCTTCCACCATCATCTGGCAGCCCATTTCCCGGCCCAGGTCGGCCAGCTCGCAGTTGATGATCATCTCCGCCATCTGGGCCCGGTCATGGCTGTCATGGATCGCCCCGGCCCGGATGCCGTTGCCCAGCGAAAGCACGGCGTCATATTTTTTCATCAGCTCGCAGACCCGGTCGAATTGTTCGTAGAGCGGGTTTTCCCGGTTATGGTATTCCATCCACGAGACCATGAAGGTGCCGCCCTTGGAGACCAGGCCGCCGTACCGGTAGCCCTGTTTGCGCAGCCGCTCGATGCTGAAGCGGTTGATCCCGCAGTGGATCGCCATAAAGGAGATACCGTCAACCAACTGGCGTTCGATCAACTCGAACAGGTATTCGGGATCCAGCTTGTTGGGGTTGCGGTATCTGCGGCTCGCCTCGGCAAAGGCCTGGTAGAGCGGAACATTGCCCACCGGCAGGGAGCAGCCGGCCAGCACCGCCCGCCGGATCGCGTCCAGGTCGCCGCCAGTGGAAAGCTCCATCAGGGTATCGGCCTGCTCCTGCTCGGCAACCCGGGCCTTGCGCACCTCCAGCTCGATGTCGCTGATATCCGAGGAGGTGCCGATGGAGGCGTTGACCTTGGTGCGCAGGCCGGTGCCGATGCCCACTGTTTTCTGCTGCTTGCGGTTGGGGTTGTTGGGGATCACGATTTCGCCGGTTGCCACCCGCTGGCGGATGATCTCCCCGGAAAAATCTTCCTCGGCCGCCACCTGGGCCATCAGCGGGCTGACCACCCCTTGCCGGGCCAGTTCGATCTGGGTTTTCATTGTCTGTCTCTCCCTGTTCCGCCGTCCGCGCGGGCATAAAAAAATCCGCGCTCCAGGAAAAAACCCGGAACACGGAAATGCGCGGACATGCAATTCTGATTATTATCAACCCCTGGCAGGTCTTCTGACTTACAGATCACCCCCTGGCCCGCGCCTTCCCGTTCCCCAGGGGGAGCAGTGGCATTGTGCGGGGCAGGGTCCCTGTTTACAGCGCCGGCCCAACGTTACGGATTCACACCGTATTCCCTTTTCATTGCCGCTGTCTAGCAGCGGTCAACACCAGGGGTCGTTTCCTTGATGATGGCCCACTCTTTAACTGGAATTGATCAGAAATGCAAGCCGGACGGCTTAGGAACGGGGTTCAAGCCTATGGGTGAATAGCGGCGACAGGAGGTAGGCGAGCAGATAGGCCAGGGCCAGGTAGCCGAAATAGGGGGTGAATACCGAGATGATGAGCAGGGCCAGGTTCAGCCGGCCGAACCAGGGATGGCGATCCGTAAAACGGCCGATGTGGAGGTAGTGGACCGGGTAGAGGTTCATCAGCAGGGCAGTGGCCGGCAGCAGGCCGACGCTGAACAGTCCCCAGAAGCGGGTCATCTCCGAGCCGTTGGCCAGGGCCTGGCTGTAGAGCAGTATCGGCGCGGTGACCAGGAGAGCGGCGGCAGGGGTGGGCATGCCTTTGAAAAAACCGGGAATCGGCGCCGGGTCCAGGGTGAAGTAGATGAGCCGGCCGATACCGAACAGGCAATAGATAAGGGCGATCCAGCCCAGGGGCAGGCCGGAGATCTCGGCCAGCGGCGAGTCGGAGAGGACCAGGTAGAAGATCAGGGCCGGGACCAGGCAGAAGCTGATCCCGTCGGCAATATCGTCCAGAATGGAGCCCAGGCTGATACCCGGCCGGGGATCGTTGCCGGCCGCCGGCTCGGTCAGCCCCAGTCGCCGGGCCAGGGCCCCGTCCAGTTTGTCGAAGATCGCCGCGCCGAGTACCAGCAGGTAGGCGGCCCGCATCCGGTCCTGGTAAGCGAAAAAGATGGCCAGCAACCCCATCATCGCGTTCATGAAGGTAAGGAAATTGGGAAAAAAGGAGAGAATCAGCCGCCGGAGCTGATCGTCCTCATGACATACCTCGTCCAGGCAGAGGGAGCCATATTTCCGGAAATGGGCGGCAATGGAGCCGAAGGTGATGATCAACAGCAGGATTTCGATGCTGAGATAGAAGCGAAGGGGCAGGGTGGCCAGTTTTTCCACCCAGCTGTAGATTGAAAGCGAGGGGCCGCCCGGGAGGTAGAAGGCATGCACATAGAGCAGGGCCGCCACCGGCGCCGCGGCCATGGTCCGCAGCCGGCGGAAATCCCGGGCCTCGGGTTCCGGAACCTGCTGGTCGGCATAGCCGCGGATAAAGTGGGCGAAATTGTCCCGGACCAGCACGCTGATGCAGAGAAAGAGGACCAGAATCGCGTGCAGCATCTCCGGCCGGGTATGGCCGGGCGCGGCAAAGATCAGCCGCCACATCATGCCGGCGACGATCAGCGGGAAGATGATCGAATAGACCACCCGGTCCATCATCCGGTCGGCCAGGTCGGCCAGGGTGGGATGGGGGTGGTAGCGGGCCGCAAACCATCCGTCCACCAGGTCGAAGCCCATGGCGATCCCCAGCAGGATTACCCCGGCAAGGTAGATCTGCGGCTCCCGGGTCCAGAGCACGGCCACGGCGCAGAGCATGCTGGCAAAGACCAGCGGCGGCCGGCCGTAGATAAAGAGCGCGGTCAGGGTTCGGGAAAGTCTGGTGGTTCCTGGCATTGTTCGTCCTGGAGATGGTCGCGAAGGGGCCTGTTTTACTGCATGGTGGTTGCGCACCTTACCATAGCCGCCAATAAAATAGCCAGCCCCGCGCCATCGATTCCCGGCCGGACCGCGTATCCGCGCAATTACGGATGGCGCCTCTTTGCCGGACCGTTAACTTTGCAAGAGAGTCATGGTGTGGTATGTATCGGCTCGGGAAAAAACGTGAAAGGTGAAACGCGGAAGGTGAAATGTGAAAGATCACGATTGGCGGCAGAGTAAAGATAATTCAATCGGGCTGGATCAGCCGGCTGTACTGGAAATCCTTTTCCACCCTCGCCCGGAGGTGGTGGGCCCGTTGCCGCCCCGGGCCGAGGACCATCTTGTTCCGGTGAGCGATGGAGCGCAACTGGGGGCCCGCTTTCACCTGGCTGCCCCGGATGAGCCCCATATTCTTTTTTTTCACGGCAACGGCGAGACGGTCAATGATTATGACCAGGTCGGTGCCCGGTTCAGCGCCACGGGCCTCAGCTTTCTTGCCGTGGATTTCCGGGGCTACGGCATCAGCACCGGGACCCCGCGGGCCTCGACCCTGCTCAGCGACGCCCATCTGGTGTTTGCAATGGTCCGGGAATGGATGGCCGCCGGTAACCGGAGCGGGCCCCTGCTGCTGATGGGCCGGTCCCTGGGCACTGCCTGCGCCGTGGAGCTGGCCGTGGCCCATATGGATGATATTGCCGGCCTGATCATTGAAAGCGGCTTTGCCACCACCCTGCCCCTGCTGATCCGGCTGGGGGTCGATGTGAACGGGCTGGGTCTGACCGAGGCGGACGGCTTTGGCAACGTGCGCAAGATCGAGCGGATGACCAAAGCGATCCTGCTCATCCATGGTCAGAACGACCAGATTATTCCGGTGGCCGAGGCTGCCATTCTCCATGCCCAGTGCAGTGCCCGCAACAAGGAGTTGCAGATTGTGCCTGGCGCGGATCATAACTCGATCATCGCCAGAACCGGCAGGATGTACTTTGAGGTCATCAAGCGGTTTGTCCACAAGGCCTGCGGGATCCGCGCGAAACGGCGGCGCAGGCAAAAGAAGTCATAACCTTGATCCGGCACGTGGCCGAGGAGCGATGGGCAGGGATGAAATGATCCGGCCGGGGTGGGTTCAGGCATTTCCCAGTTCGGGATGAAGGACCTTGATCCGGTCGATGTAATGGAGAATATTCTCCTTTAATTCCAGAGTCGGCTGGTCGAGAAACTGTACCCCCATGCCCCGCTCCAAGGGATCTTTGCCGCGCTTGACCCAGACCACCGCCGCCGGGACCTCCACCTCCTTGAGGGCGCCGAAGGAGAAGAGCAGTTTGACCTGGCTGCCCACCGGCGGCGGGTCTGCGGCGCAGATGAACATCCCGTCCACTGAAATATCCCGGTTGAACGAGATGATATAATTTTTCCGGTGGATATAGTTGACCTTGAAGCTGGCCGGAACGCGTGCATGAATCCGGCGGTCCCTTTCGCCCATGTATATTCTCCGTGTTGGTCCTGGTCGTTCCATAACCGGTTAACGGCTTTTTCCGTAACCGGACAACGGCCGTCCTCTCTTCCGTAGATAGTAAAAATATCCGGCAAGGACAAGAAGTATAAGCGGCAACCCGTGGCCGACGGGCACTGGTTAGCCCAGAATTATTTCATTAAGCCCTTCTATCACGAAACCTAATTCTTTACTGGAGGCCTTGCCGATTTTCTTGCCAAGTCGTTTAATTGACAGGGTTCTGATCTGGCTTATTTTTGCCCAGGACTTCTTGGGAAGTTTTGAACTGCTCAGTTCGAGGGTCAACGGGAAACCGGCTTTCTGCGGCTGGCTGGTGATTGCAACAGCGATTACGGTGCCGGAATGTTTGTTGAAAACATCACGACTCAGAATAAGAACAGGCCGCAGACCTGCCTGTTCGTGCCCAATAGCAGGATTTAAGTTTGCCCAACAAATATCACCTCTTAATATTCCGGCCATTCTTCAATCTCCGAGGATATTCCTTCGTCGGCAAGAGCTTGTTCAAACTCAGGATTTAATTTGGCGCATTCAACTTCCAGCCGATTTTGTTCGATCTTGTTCAGCTTTTCTTTGATTGCTTCCTGAATAGCCTTGCTGCGATTAGGAAAAGTGTGAGATTTGACCAAGAGATCAAGCCGGTTCAAAATGTTTTCTTCAATTGTGATTGCGATTTTCGCGGTTGCCATAACATTGCCTCCTGGTATTACAATATATCATACCGAGGCGGTGTGCAACTTTTAACTCTTTTTTCGTGAAACCAGGGACCACCCTATATTCCCCTTGTCCGTAACCAGCCACAGGGCAAGGCACCGGCACTCCGGTAAACTCCAGGCCGGTGGTCGCTGATCGTCTGATCAGCGGCGGTAACTCTGGCGCCGGTGCTCAGCAACCGTCATGATGACGATTTTTTCTTCATGGTTGATTTGATAGAAAAAGCGGTAGCTGCCGATTCGGTAACGCCAGGCTGGAGGGTTGTAATGCCGCAGTTTTTTGATATTAAGACCGAAGTCAGGCGATTTTTTCAGCTGGGGATAGATATGTTCACGCAGTTTCTTTTTGATCTTGTCCCGCCGTCCTTCAAAGTCCTGCTCAAGGTCCGCCAGAAAGCCTTCGGTCTCGAATATTCTATACATCGACGAACGAGCCCTTCATCTCCCGGGCTTCCGCGGCACCGCGTTTTAGACGCTTGGTCAGAACAGGATTGGCAAGGATTTCTTCCATTTCCAACTCATCCACAAAGGAGTCCTCTTCAAGTTTCCGCAGGGCCAGAAAACTTATCAGGTTGGAAAGGGAACGTTTCACGCTGCCGGCAGCGCTGGAAAATTTTTCATACTCCTCGTCGGAGAGGCGCAGGGTTACG includes:
- the thiC gene encoding phosphomethylpyrimidine synthase ThiC, with amino-acid sequence MKTQIELARQGVVSPLMAQVAAEEDFSGEIIRQRVATGEIVIPNNPNRKQQKTVGIGTGLRTKVNASIGTSSDISDIELEVRKARVAEQEQADTLMELSTGGDLDAIRRAVLAGCSLPVGNVPLYQAFAEASRRYRNPNKLDPEYLFELIERQLVDGISFMAIHCGINRFSIERLRKQGYRYGGLVSKGGTFMVSWMEYHNRENPLYEQFDRVCELMKKYDAVLSLGNGIRAGAIHDSHDRAQMAEMIINCELADLGREMGCQMMVEGPGHVPLDEIEANIMLEKRMSNNAPYYVLGPLPADSGAGYDHITAAVGAANAARYGADLICYITPAEHLALPNEDDVREGLRATRLAARIGDIAKYPDRREQEKKVALARRDSRWQDHLGLLMFPEKAEEIRRGRVPEDRKTCTMCGDFCAMVRGSSLFGKDIRGDKATCPQAPTS
- the ppsR gene encoding pyruvate, phosphate dikinase/phosphoenolpyruvate synthase regulator yields the protein MWSSKDVYYISDGTGILATNLGQALICQFPETSFNEERFPFIRTRKEAEEILAHILKRSAGRRPLVFSTIIDGEVRSIFDSPEVEFFDAFGGFLDRLETCIEAEALREPGFSHHINDVAMNRRVEAINYCLAHDDGTKADEYDEAEVILLGVSRAGKTPVSVYLATQMGLRSANFPLTSEYLNSYRLPESILMNRKKVVALTTSPELLHSVREKRYAGSKYARMSTCIEEIQQARQIFLKQKIPVVSTAGKSIEEIATQVIQHLGVSRKSLL
- the ettA gene encoding energy-dependent translational throttle protein EttA — encoded protein: MGDEANKIIYSMIGVSKFYDKKPVLENINLSYFYGAKIGVLGLNGSGKSSLLRILAGKDKEFNGRISLAPGHTIGMLEQEPRLDQTRTVREIVEQGVQETVDLLNEFNAINEKFAEPMADKEMNELIERQGRVQEKLDHLNAWELDSRLEMAMDALRCPPGDTRVTLLSGGEKRRVALCRLLLQKPDILLLDEPTNHLDAESVAWLEHHLQRYPGTVIAVTHDRYFLDNVAGWILELDRGRGIPWKGNYSSWLEQKEKRLQHTEKQESSRRKTLQRELEWIRMTPKGRHAKSRARISAYEKLLAQDDDRRIRELEIYIPPGPRLGKVVIEADKVNKSFGDKILMQEMSFGLPPGGIVGVIGPNGAGKTTLFKMITGRDRPDSGSIRLGETVKLAYVDQSRDSLDPDKTIWEAISDGREMLRLGSREVNSRAYVARFNFSGSEQQKKVGLLSGGQRNRVHLARMLKQGANVLLLDEPTNDLDVNTLRALEEALENFAGCAVVISHDRWFLDRIATHILAFEGDSHVEWFEGNYSEYEADRRARLGAAADQPHRIKYRQLTRT
- a CDS encoding type II toxin-antitoxin system RelE/ParE family toxin gives rise to the protein MYRIFETEGFLADLEQDFEGRRDKIKKKLREHIYPQLKKSPDFGLNIKKLRHYNPPAWRYRIGSYRFFYQINHEEKIVIMTVAEHRRQSYRR
- a CDS encoding CDP-alcohol phosphatidyltransferase family protein, which encodes MPGTTRLSRTLTALFIYGRPPLVFASMLCAVAVLWTREPQIYLAGVILLGIAMGFDLVDGWFAARYHPHPTLADLADRMMDRVVYSIIFPLIVAGMMWRLIFAAPGHTRPEMLHAILVLFLCISVLVRDNFAHFIRGYADQQVPEPEARDFRRLRTMAAAPVAALLYVHAFYLPGGPSLSIYSWVEKLATLPLRFYLSIEILLLIITFGSIAAHFRKYGSLCLDEVCHEDDQLRRLILSFFPNFLTFMNAMMGLLAIFFAYQDRMRAAYLLVLGAAIFDKLDGALARRLGLTEPAAGNDPRPGISLGSILDDIADGISFCLVPALIFYLVLSDSPLAEISGLPLGWIALIYCLFGIGRLIYFTLDPAPIPGFFKGMPTPAAALLVTAPILLYSQALANGSEMTRFWGLFSVGLLPATALLMNLYPVHYLHIGRFTDRHPWFGRLNLALLIISVFTPYFGYLALAYLLAYLLSPLFTHRLEPRS
- a CDS encoding ribbon-helix-helix domain-containing protein — its product is MATAKIAITIEENILNRLDLLVKSHTFPNRSKAIQEAIKEKLNKIEQNRLEVECAKLNPEFEQALADEGISSEIEEWPEY
- a CDS encoding PilZ domain-containing protein is translated as MGERDRRIHARVPASFKVNYIHRKNYIISFNRDISVDGMFICAADPPPVGSQVKLLFSFGALKEVEVPAAVVWVKRGKDPLERGMGVQFLDQPTLELKENILHYIDRIKVLHPELGNA
- a CDS encoding type II toxin-antitoxin system PemK/MazF family toxin; the encoded protein is MAGILRGDICWANLNPAIGHEQAGLRPVLILSRDVFNKHSGTVIAVAITSQPQKAGFPLTLELSSSKLPKKSWAKISQIRTLSIKRLGKKIGKASSKELGFVIEGLNEIILG
- a CDS encoding GIY-YIG nuclease family protein, whose product is MEPETETSRPWYVYIVRCRDESLYTGITTDVGRRVMEHNHETNGARYTRPRRPVRLVYQEQAPSRSAALKQEARIKRLRAPAKKRLIAAQPAGGNKGVTFSDAESDNRP
- a CDS encoding lysophospholipase codes for the protein MKDHDWRQSKDNSIGLDQPAVLEILFHPRPEVVGPLPPRAEDHLVPVSDGAQLGARFHLAAPDEPHILFFHGNGETVNDYDQVGARFSATGLSFLAVDFRGYGISTGTPRASTLLSDAHLVFAMVREWMAAGNRSGPLLLMGRSLGTACAVELAVAHMDDIAGLIIESGFATTLPLLIRLGVDVNGLGLTEADGFGNVRKIERMTKAILLIHGQNDQIIPVAEAAILHAQCSARNKELQIVPGADHNSIIARTGRMYFEVIKRFVHKACGIRAKRRRRQKKS